A region from the Sulfurivermis fontis genome encodes:
- a CDS encoding Hpt domain-containing protein: MNAIMKVIDQDLALQRAGGNAQLAAELFGMLLQELPQQRSAIQAALAAGDYPALQHLVHKLNGSATYCGVPALKAAADSLESRLKRGETAQAAAGVACIVEEIDRVMRQGA; encoded by the coding sequence ATGAACGCCATAATGAAGGTAATCGACCAGGACCTGGCCCTGCAACGCGCCGGCGGCAACGCCCAACTGGCGGCCGAACTCTTCGGCATGTTGTTGCAGGAACTCCCCCAGCAGCGCAGCGCCATCCAGGCGGCCCTGGCCGCGGGTGATTACCCGGCGCTGCAGCATCTCGTCCACAAGCTCAACGGCTCGGCCACCTATTGCGGTGTCCCCGCCCTCAAGGCGGCCGCCGACAGCCTGGAGTCCCGCCTCAAGCGCGGCGAAACCGCGCAGGCCGCCGCAGGCGTCGCCTGCATCGTGGAAGAAATCGATCGGGTGATGCGCCAGGGCGCCTGA
- a CDS encoding class I fructose-bisphosphate aldolase, translating into MTDVIAQLGSEADYLLGHQCQGIRKEMLQLPGPDYVDRVMALKDRPPAVLRNMQLLFNTGRLGGTGYLSILPVDQGVEHSAGASFAPNPMFFDPDNIPRLAIEGGCNAVASTLGVLGSVARKYAHKIPFLVKINHNEMLTYPAMHDQTLFASVQQAFDLGAVAVGATIYFGSPESRRQVMEISEAFALAHELGMVTVLWAYLRNSAFKVGDTDYHESADLTGQGNHLAVTINADIVKQKQAVNNGGYNALKFGKTHPRVYDTLTTDHPIDLVRYQVANCYMGRVGMINSGGPSGKDDLHQAIRTAVINKRAGGMGLISGRKAFQKPMQEGVALLNAIQDVYLAKEIDIA; encoded by the coding sequence ATGACCGATGTAATCGCGCAATTGGGCAGCGAGGCCGACTATCTGCTGGGGCACCAATGCCAAGGCATCAGAAAGGAAATGTTGCAGCTGCCGGGGCCGGATTATGTGGATCGCGTGATGGCGCTGAAGGACCGGCCGCCGGCGGTACTGCGCAACATGCAACTGCTGTTCAATACCGGCCGCCTGGGCGGCACCGGCTATCTGTCCATCCTGCCGGTGGACCAGGGTGTGGAGCACTCGGCCGGCGCCTCTTTCGCGCCGAACCCCATGTTTTTCGACCCCGACAACATCCCGCGCCTCGCCATCGAGGGAGGCTGCAATGCGGTGGCCTCCACTCTGGGTGTGCTGGGTTCCGTGGCGCGCAAATATGCCCACAAGATTCCGTTTCTGGTGAAGATCAATCACAACGAAATGCTGACCTATCCCGCCATGCACGACCAGACGCTGTTCGCCTCGGTGCAGCAGGCCTTCGATCTGGGCGCGGTGGCGGTGGGGGCGACCATCTATTTCGGTTCGCCCGAGTCGCGTCGCCAGGTAATGGAGATCAGCGAGGCCTTTGCCCTGGCCCATGAACTAGGGATGGTGACGGTGCTGTGGGCCTATCTGCGCAACAGCGCCTTCAAGGTGGGCGATACCGACTATCACGAAAGCGCCGACCTCACCGGCCAGGGCAACCATCTGGCGGTGACCATCAACGCCGACATCGTCAAGCAGAAGCAGGCGGTGAACAACGGCGGTTACAACGCCCTCAAGTTCGGCAAGACCCATCCCCGCGTCTACGACACGCTGACCACCGATCACCCCATCGACCTGGTGCGCTATCAGGTGGCCAACTGCTATATGGGGCGGGTGGGGATGATCAATTCCGGCGGCCCCTCGGGCAAGGACGATCTGCATCAGGCGATTCGCACGGCAGTGATCAACAAGCGCGCCGGCGGCATGGGCCTGATCTCCGGCCGCAAGGCCTTCCAGAAACCGATGCAGGAGGGAGTGGCGTTGCTCAACGCCATTCAGGACGTTTATCTGGCGAAGGAAATCGATATTGCCTGA